A single Brucella intermedia LMG 3301 DNA region contains:
- a CDS encoding 2-hydroxy-3-oxopropionate reductase — protein MAKIGFIGLGIMGTPMARHLQDAGHQIVTSRFNPPPRQELIDNGLQIVDTPKAVAEECDTVILMLPDTPQVAEVIFGEGGAIGGLGKGKLLIDMSSISPIETKEFAKKVRATGAEYVDAPVSGGEVGAKNASLSIMAGGSQESFDRALPLLKLMGKNITLVGDCGDGQTTKVANQIIVALNIEAVAEALVFASKAGADPAKVREALMGGFASSRILEVHGERMIKRTFDPGFRISLHQKDLNLALQGAKALGVSLPNTATAQELFNSCAAHGDDGLDHSGLVRALERMANHDVA, from the coding sequence ATGGCCAAGATAGGCTTCATCGGACTGGGGATCATGGGCACGCCGATGGCGCGTCATCTGCAGGATGCCGGACATCAGATCGTCACCTCGAGGTTCAATCCTCCGCCGCGTCAGGAACTGATCGATAACGGTCTGCAAATCGTGGATACGCCGAAGGCCGTCGCGGAAGAATGCGATACGGTTATTCTCATGCTGCCAGATACGCCGCAGGTGGCCGAAGTCATCTTCGGGGAAGGCGGCGCAATCGGGGGGCTCGGCAAAGGCAAGCTGCTCATCGACATGAGCTCGATCTCGCCCATCGAGACGAAGGAATTCGCAAAGAAGGTCCGTGCAACGGGCGCCGAATATGTCGATGCGCCGGTTTCGGGCGGCGAGGTCGGCGCGAAGAACGCCAGCCTCTCCATCATGGCAGGCGGTTCGCAGGAATCGTTCGACCGTGCGCTGCCGCTTCTGAAGCTCATGGGCAAGAACATCACCCTCGTCGGCGATTGCGGCGACGGCCAGACGACCAAGGTTGCAAACCAGATCATTGTCGCGCTCAATATCGAAGCCGTGGCCGAAGCACTGGTCTTCGCTTCCAAGGCAGGCGCGGACCCGGCAAAGGTGCGCGAAGCCCTGATGGGTGGCTTTGCATCGTCCCGCATTCTCGAAGTGCACGGCGAACGCATGATCAAGCGCACCTTCGATCCGGGCTTCCGTATTTCCCTGCACCAGAAGGATTTGAACCTCGCACTGCAAGGCGCGAAGGCACTCGGCGTTTCGTTGCCGAACACGGCCACGGCGCAGGAGCTGTTCAACTCCTGCGCGGCGCATGGCGATGACGGTCTCGACCATTCGGGTCTGGTACGTGCTCTTGAGAGGATGGCGAACCACGACGTAGCTTGA
- a CDS encoding glycerate kinase: protein MSAITDPKKFLTSLFDAAVAAADPELVIRANLPARPKGRTIVIGAGKGSAQMAAAFERAWAEKHDVPLEGVVVTRYGYGTPCQRIEIIEAAHPVPDEAGLQASKRLFDAVSGLTEDDLVVALVSGGGSALLPSPPEGLTLQDEIAVNKALLASGAPISAMNAIRKHLSTIKGGRLAAAAHPAKVFSLVVSDIPGDNPAFVASGPTVPDATSRDEALKIIERYRLELPQAALDHIRSEAAHAPKPDDKVFARNEVRVIASAAVSLDAAVKEARRHGVEAVILSDSMEGEAREVAHVHAAIAREVADRDRPFKKPVVILSGGETTVTIRGKGGPGGGKGGRNSEFLLSFALDIDGYDNIHALAADTDGIDGSEDNAGAFADGSTVSRLQKAGEDGAARLANNDAWTAFDAIDDLFVPGPTGTNVNDLRAILITD from the coding sequence ATGTCTGCCATCACCGATCCCAAGAAGTTTCTGACCAGCCTGTTCGACGCAGCCGTTGCGGCTGCCGATCCAGAACTGGTGATCCGCGCCAATCTTCCGGCCAGGCCGAAGGGACGCACGATTGTCATCGGTGCGGGCAAGGGATCGGCGCAGATGGCGGCGGCTTTCGAGCGCGCCTGGGCTGAAAAACACGACGTCCCGCTGGAGGGCGTGGTGGTCACGCGCTATGGCTATGGCACACCTTGCCAGCGTATCGAGATCATCGAGGCCGCGCATCCGGTTCCCGACGAGGCGGGACTTCAAGCCTCGAAGCGGCTGTTCGATGCCGTGTCCGGTCTCACGGAAGACGATCTCGTGGTGGCGCTTGTCTCGGGCGGCGGATCGGCGCTGCTGCCGTCGCCGCCGGAAGGTCTGACGTTGCAAGATGAGATCGCCGTCAACAAGGCATTGCTCGCTTCCGGCGCGCCTATTTCGGCGATGAATGCCATCCGCAAGCACCTGTCGACGATCAAGGGCGGCAGGCTCGCCGCCGCCGCGCATCCGGCAAAGGTGTTCTCGCTGGTCGTTTCGGATATTCCCGGCGACAACCCGGCCTTCGTCGCTTCCGGCCCGACCGTGCCGGACGCAACAAGCCGCGACGAGGCCTTGAAGATCATCGAACGCTACAGGCTCGAACTGCCACAGGCAGCGCTTGATCACATCAGGAGCGAAGCCGCCCATGCGCCGAAACCGGACGACAAGGTTTTCGCTCGAAACGAGGTGCGGGTGATTGCTTCCGCTGCCGTCTCGCTGGATGCGGCGGTCAAGGAAGCCCGGCGTCATGGCGTCGAAGCGGTGATCCTGTCCGATTCAATGGAAGGTGAGGCGCGGGAAGTGGCACATGTTCATGCAGCGATTGCCCGCGAAGTGGCCGACCGCGACCGCCCGTTCAAGAAACCCGTGGTCATTCTGTCGGGCGGCGAAACGACCGTCACCATTCGCGGCAAGGGTGGCCCAGGAGGTGGCAAAGGTGGGCGCAACAGCGAGTTCCTGCTGTCATTCGCGCTCGATATCGATGGCTATGACAACATCCATGCGCTCGCCGCCGACACGGACGGCATTGACGGCTCGGAAGACAATGCCGGAGCCTTTGCCGATGGTTCTACGGTTTCACGCCTGCAAAAGGCGGGCGAGGATGGCGCTGCGCGTCTCGCCAACAACGACGCATGGACGGCATTCGACGCCATCGATGATCTGTTCGTGCCGGGGCCAACCGGCACGAACGTCAATGATTTGCGGGCTATTTTGATAACGGAC